In one window of Gemmatimonadota bacterium DNA:
- a CDS encoding BON domain-containing protein, protein MRHRSSASELLAWMLVGTAVGVAAGFALGEWLGPVGRRPASRAVPEGADPEAEPLPRPGAAETTRRAQTALAQEPALRDLELTPIAVSPGVVELHGWVPSRGLRARAARAVAAAPGIDTLVNCLLVHGEDDTLLDTPDVADLPA, encoded by the coding sequence ATGCGCCACCGTTCCTCCGCCTCCGAACTGCTCGCCTGGATGCTGGTCGGCACCGCCGTGGGAGTGGCCGCCGGCTTTGCCCTCGGTGAGTGGCTGGGGCCCGTCGGACGCCGTCCCGCCTCGCGCGCCGTGCCAGAGGGCGCCGACCCCGAGGCCGAGCCGCTGCCCCGTCCCGGCGCTGCCGAGACCACCCGCCGCGCCCAGACGGCGCTGGCGCAGGAGCCGGCCCTGCGCGACCTCGAACTGACCCCGATCGCCGTCAGCCCCGGGGTGGTGGAGCTGCACGGCTGGGTGCCGAGCCGGGGCCTGCGGGCCCGCGCGGCCCGGGCCGTGGCCGCCGCGCCCGGCATCGACACGCTGGTGAACTGCCTCCTCGTGCACGGCGAGGACGATACCCTTCTCGACACCCCCGACGTGGCCGACCTGCCCGCATGA
- a CDS encoding valine--tRNA ligase, with protein sequence MTDPTSLPPQYNPAAIEADLYRSWLAAGAFAPADHATAPPYVIMMPPPNVTAVLHMGHGLNNTVQDVLVRFERMRGRPALWLPGTDHAGIATQNVVEKLVAREGKTRFDLGREEFVRRVWAFVDQTGSTILDQLKAIGSSADWSRTYFTLDEDLSRAVREVFVRLHEKGLIYRGKYIINWCPRCLTALSNEEAEKEETDGRIWRLRYPLADGSGHLTVATTRPETMLGDTAVAVHPEDERYAHLIGRTVRLPLVDREIPIVADLAIDREFGTGAVKVTPAHDPVDFEIGQRHGLPAIDIMTPEARMAETVPERFQGLDRFEARKQVVREFEALGLLEQVDNHRHAVGHCYRCDTVVEPRLSDQWFVRMKPLAEPALQAYTDGRLRFIPERRGEEYANWMGNIRDWCISRQLWWGHRIPVWYCDACGATLVSRTDVTRCHCGGAVRQDEDVLDTWFSSWLVPFSSLGWPDRTDDLRRFYPGSVLVTAPEILFFWVARMVMAGCEFMGDIPFHTVYLHGTVRDTQHRKMSKSLGNGIDPIEVVEKFGADALRYTVIAGMAVGTDVILDPDDLETSFAPGRNFANKVWNAGRFILTNLGDSSTRPLAGPYPDVVRADELGLADRWIIARCDAMVREATTNYEKFRLNEAASAVYHFLWSDLADWYLEQAKPRLYGSEPGGDVARAVIGRTFEVALAVLHPIMPFVTETLWGRFPGRTADATLSRSAWPRPDARAAAPGAERGFALVQELVGAIRQIRAEYGVEPGKSVNVRVSRAHEAFRQEEGCIRRLAKVGSLSFGAALPEPGANAVLADGTSLYIALGDLVDVQKECERLGTEAARLAQLIEGQRKKLGNEQFVSRAPASVVQHEREKLASLEQQLAALSEKREQLGCR encoded by the coding sequence ATGACCGACCCGACCAGCCTGCCGCCGCAATACAACCCCGCCGCCATCGAAGCCGACCTGTACCGGTCCTGGCTCGCGGCCGGTGCCTTCGCCCCCGCCGACCACGCGACCGCCCCGCCCTACGTGATCATGATGCCGCCGCCCAACGTGACGGCGGTGCTCCATATGGGTCATGGGCTCAACAACACGGTGCAGGACGTGCTGGTCCGCTTCGAGCGGATGCGCGGCCGGCCCGCCCTCTGGCTCCCGGGCACCGACCACGCCGGCATCGCCACCCAGAACGTGGTGGAGAAGCTGGTGGCCCGGGAGGGGAAGACCCGCTTCGACCTGGGCCGCGAGGAATTCGTGCGCCGGGTGTGGGCCTTCGTGGACCAGACCGGCAGCACCATCCTCGACCAGCTCAAGGCCATCGGCTCGAGCGCGGACTGGTCGCGCACCTACTTCACGCTGGACGAGGACCTCTCGCGGGCGGTGCGCGAGGTGTTCGTGCGGCTGCACGAGAAGGGGCTCATCTACCGAGGCAAGTACATCATCAACTGGTGCCCGCGGTGCCTCACCGCGCTCTCCAATGAGGAGGCGGAAAAGGAGGAGACCGACGGCCGGATCTGGCGGCTCCGCTATCCGCTCGCTGACGGGAGCGGCCACCTGACGGTGGCCACCACGCGTCCCGAGACCATGCTCGGCGACACCGCGGTGGCGGTGCACCCCGAGGACGAGCGCTACGCGCACCTCATCGGCCGGACGGTGCGGTTGCCGCTGGTGGACCGCGAGATCCCGATCGTGGCCGACCTGGCGATCGACCGCGAGTTCGGCACCGGCGCGGTGAAGGTGACGCCGGCCCACGATCCGGTGGACTTCGAGATCGGGCAGCGGCACGGCCTCCCCGCCATCGACATCATGACCCCCGAGGCCCGGATGGCGGAGACCGTCCCCGAGCGGTTCCAGGGGCTCGACCGCTTCGAGGCTCGCAAGCAGGTGGTGCGGGAGTTCGAGGCGCTCGGCCTGCTGGAGCAGGTCGACAACCACCGGCACGCCGTGGGGCACTGCTACCGCTGCGATACCGTGGTGGAGCCGCGGCTCTCCGACCAGTGGTTCGTGCGGATGAAGCCGCTCGCCGAGCCGGCGCTCCAGGCCTACACCGACGGCCGGCTCCGCTTCATCCCGGAGCGCCGGGGCGAGGAGTACGCCAACTGGATGGGGAACATCCGGGACTGGTGCATCTCCCGGCAGCTCTGGTGGGGCCACCGGATCCCGGTGTGGTACTGCGACGCGTGCGGCGCGACCCTCGTGAGCCGCACCGACGTGACCCGGTGCCACTGTGGCGGCGCCGTGCGCCAGGACGAGGACGTCCTCGACACCTGGTTCTCCAGCTGGCTGGTGCCCTTCTCGTCCCTCGGCTGGCCGGACCGCACCGACGACCTGCGCCGCTTCTACCCCGGCTCGGTGCTGGTCACCGCGCCGGAGATCCTGTTCTTCTGGGTCGCCCGCATGGTGATGGCGGGCTGCGAGTTCATGGGCGACATCCCGTTCCACACGGTGTACCTCCATGGCACCGTGCGCGACACCCAGCACCGGAAGATGTCCAAGTCGCTGGGCAACGGGATCGACCCGATCGAGGTGGTGGAGAAGTTCGGCGCCGACGCCCTGCGGTACACGGTGATCGCCGGCATGGCGGTCGGCACCGACGTCATCCTCGACCCGGACGACCTCGAGACCTCGTTCGCCCCCGGGCGCAACTTCGCCAACAAGGTGTGGAACGCCGGCCGGTTCATCCTCACCAACCTGGGCGACTCGTCGACCCGGCCCCTTGCGGGCCCGTATCCCGACGTCGTGCGGGCGGACGAACTGGGGCTGGCCGACCGGTGGATCATCGCCCGGTGCGACGCCATGGTGCGCGAGGCCACCACCAACTACGAGAAGTTCCGGCTGAATGAGGCGGCCTCGGCGGTGTACCACTTCCTGTGGAGCGACCTCGCCGACTGGTACCTCGAGCAGGCCAAGCCGCGGCTCTACGGCAGCGAGCCAGGCGGGGACGTGGCCCGGGCCGTCATCGGCCGCACTTTCGAGGTGGCGCTCGCGGTGCTGCACCCGATCATGCCGTTCGTCACCGAGACGCTGTGGGGCCGGTTCCCCGGCCGCACCGCGGACGCCACGCTCTCCCGCTCCGCATGGCCGCGCCCCGACGCCCGGGCCGCCGCGCCCGGCGCCGAACGCGGCTTTGCCCTAGTGCAGGAACTGGTCGGCGCCATCCGCCAGATCCGCGCGGAGTATGGCGTGGAGCCGGGCAAGTCGGTCAACGTGCGGGTGAGCCGGGCCCACGAGGCGTTCCGCCAGGAGGAGGGGTGCATCCGCCGCCTGGCCAAGGTGGGCAGCCTGAGCTTCGGCGCCGCGCTCCCGGAGCCCGGGGCCAACGCGGTGCTCGCGGACGGGACGTCGCTGTACATCGCCCTCGGCGACCTGGTGGACGTGCAGAAGGAGTGCGAGCGCCTGGGGACCGAAGCCGCACGCCTGGCCCAGCTGATCGAGGGGCAGCGGAAGAAGCTCGGCAACGAGCAGTTCGTGAGCCGGGCCCCCGCCAGCGTGGTGCAGCACGAGCGGGAAAAGCTCGCCTCGCTGGAGCAGCAGCTGGCCGCCCTCTCCGAGAAGCGGGAGCAGCTCGGATGCCGCTGA
- a CDS encoding Ig-like domain-containing protein — translation MPLTRRGVTAFALLGIIACARIGSPSGGPDDKVAPQILSTRPESTGAYPAWHQDVEFTFDEVVSEGSSASMGLGTGDLEKLILLSPSAGVPVVRWKRDRITVRPREGWKPNRVYRVELLPGIVDLRRNKSDTTVVLTFSTGGEPPTDTLRGLAIDWVSGKPARQALIELVLLPDSLVYRAVADSGGRFALGPLPKGAWRAFGAIDQNRNLRRDRRESFDSVEVPAGTGAVAPLWLIPRDTLGPRLTGLAPSDSLSAVATFSQPLDPTQPFDSLDATLRLQSDSSVVPFRSLLPKPLDDSLQAQRRQQEDSLRAARDTTPRDSTANRPVPPRNTPGPDLRPRDPGGSHDPVTDSIIATRPALFDKLVLRVDSAFRADTKYVLEIRRIRSAAGVTGEARNVLVIPKPPPPKPAPADSVAADSTKPAVAPAPAPAPARP, via the coding sequence ATGCCGCTGACCCGCCGCGGCGTGACCGCGTTCGCCCTCCTCGGGATCATCGCCTGCGCCCGCATCGGCTCTCCGTCGGGCGGGCCGGATGACAAGGTGGCACCGCAGATCCTGTCCACGCGTCCCGAGAGCACCGGCGCCTACCCGGCCTGGCACCAGGACGTCGAGTTCACGTTCGACGAGGTGGTCTCCGAGGGCTCGTCGGCCAGCATGGGCCTCGGCACCGGCGACCTCGAGAAGCTGATCCTGCTCTCCCCCAGCGCCGGCGTGCCGGTGGTGCGCTGGAAGCGGGACCGGATCACCGTCCGGCCGCGCGAGGGCTGGAAGCCGAACCGTGTGTACCGCGTGGAGCTGCTGCCCGGCATCGTGGACCTGCGCCGCAACAAGAGCGACACCACGGTGGTGCTCACCTTCAGCACCGGCGGCGAGCCGCCGACCGACACGTTGCGCGGGCTCGCCATCGACTGGGTCAGCGGCAAGCCGGCCCGCCAGGCGCTCATCGAGCTCGTGCTGCTGCCGGACAGCCTGGTGTACCGCGCCGTGGCCGACAGCGGTGGCCGGTTCGCGCTGGGCCCGCTCCCCAAGGGCGCGTGGCGCGCCTTCGGCGCCATCGACCAGAACCGCAACCTCCGGCGCGACCGCCGGGAGAGCTTTGATTCGGTGGAGGTGCCGGCCGGCACCGGCGCCGTGGCCCCGCTCTGGCTCATCCCGCGCGACACGCTCGGCCCCCGGCTGACCGGCCTGGCGCCGTCCGACAGCCTCAGTGCGGTGGCCACCTTCTCCCAGCCGCTCGACCCCACCCAGCCCTTCGACAGCCTCGACGCCACCCTGCGGCTGCAGTCGGATTCCAGCGTGGTGCCGTTCCGCTCGCTGCTACCCAAGCCGCTGGACGACAGCCTGCAGGCCCAGCGCCGGCAGCAGGAGGATTCGCTGCGCGCCGCCCGGGACACCACGCCACGGGACTCCACCGCGAACCGCCCGGTGCCACCGCGCAACACACCCGGACCGGACCTCCGCCCGCGCGACCCGGGCGGCAGCCACGACCCCGTCACCGACTCCATCATCGCCACGCGACCGGCGCTCTTCGACAAGCTGGTGCTGCGGGTGGATTCCGCCTTCCGGGCCGACACCAAGTACGTCCTGGAGATCCGGCGCATCCGCAGTGCCGCCGGTGTCACCGGTGAGGCGAGGAACGTGCTGGTCATCCCCAAGCCCCCGCCGCCCAAGCCCGCCCCCGCCGACAGCGTCGCGGCCGACTCCACCAAGCCGGCCGTCGCCCCGGCCCCGGCGCCCGCGCCCGCCAGGCCGTGA
- a CDS encoding L-seryl-tRNA(Sec) selenium transferase, with protein MTDPRRDLPSVDRLLRDPGIVALLERAPRNAVVAAARAAVEAVRAGRGGPPTDWAEEVAERLAGEILPSLRPLLNATGVVLHTNLGRAPLGAAALAAVAGVAGGYSALEYDLATGARGHRGDHCRTLLAELSGADDGLAVNNAAAALVLALRALAAGGRVLISRGELIEIGGSFRIPEIMEQSGAVLAEVGTTNRTHLGDYARALPGAAVILTVHRSNFEQRGFVTSPPPAELATLARDAGIPYLHDVGSGLLADLAPWGLTSEPRVPDAVAAGADLVLFSGDKLLGGPQAGCMVGRRELVARCRDHPLARALRADKMTLAALEATLALYRDPGAARTGIPVLAMLTAAPADLAARADRLVAQLPPEVRACAVAGESAVGGGAFPGAVLPTTIVALDAGALGAHGLAVRLRLGDPPLIARVEHDRVLFDPRTLPPDEDARVAAAVHAALAG; from the coding sequence GTGACCGATCCGCGCCGCGACCTCCCGTCGGTGGACCGGCTGCTCCGGGACCCGGGAATCGTGGCCCTGCTGGAACGGGCGCCACGGAATGCGGTGGTGGCGGCGGCGCGCGCGGCGGTGGAGGCGGTGCGGGCCGGCCGCGGCGGCCCGCCGACGGACTGGGCCGAGGAGGTCGCGGAGCGGCTGGCCGGGGAGATCCTCCCGTCCCTCCGCCCGCTGCTCAACGCCACCGGCGTGGTGCTCCACACCAATCTCGGCCGCGCCCCGCTCGGCGCCGCCGCGCTCGCGGCGGTGGCCGGCGTGGCGGGCGGATACAGCGCGCTGGAATACGACCTGGCTACCGGTGCCCGGGGGCACCGCGGCGACCACTGCCGCACGCTGCTCGCGGAGCTGAGCGGCGCGGACGATGGCCTGGCCGTGAACAACGCCGCGGCCGCCCTGGTGCTGGCGCTCCGTGCCCTCGCCGCCGGCGGGCGGGTGCTCATCTCCCGGGGCGAACTGATCGAGATCGGCGGCTCGTTCCGGATCCCGGAGATCATGGAGCAGAGCGGCGCGGTGCTGGCCGAAGTGGGCACCACCAACCGCACCCACCTGGGCGACTACGCCCGGGCGCTCCCCGGGGCGGCGGTGATCCTCACCGTCCATCGCTCGAACTTCGAACAGCGCGGCTTCGTGACCTCGCCGCCGCCGGCCGAGCTTGCCACGCTGGCGCGTGACGCCGGCATCCCCTACCTCCACGACGTGGGGAGCGGGCTCCTCGCCGACCTTGCGCCCTGGGGCCTCACCAGCGAGCCCCGGGTACCGGACGCCGTGGCCGCCGGCGCCGACCTCGTGCTCTTCTCCGGAGACAAGCTGCTCGGCGGGCCGCAGGCGGGATGCATGGTGGGACGCCGGGAGCTGGTGGCGCGTTGCCGGGACCATCCGCTGGCCCGTGCGCTGCGGGCCGACAAGATGACGCTCGCAGCGCTGGAGGCCACGCTGGCGCTCTACCGCGATCCGGGCGCCGCGCGCACCGGGATCCCAGTGCTTGCCATGCTCACGGCGGCGCCGGCCGACCTCGCGGCGCGTGCCGATCGGCTGGTGGCGCAGCTGCCCCCCGAGGTCCGGGCCTGCGCGGTCGCTGGCGAATCGGCGGTGGGGGGTGGGGCGTTTCCCGGCGCGGTGCTCCCCACCACGATCGTGGCGCTCGATGCCGGGGCGCTCGGCGCCCACGGGCTCGCGGTCCGGCTCCGGCTCGGCGACCCGCCGCTCATCGCGCGGGTGGAGCACGACCGCGTGCTGTTCGACCCGCGCACCCTCCCGCCGGACGAGGACGCGCGAGTGGCAGCGGCCGTCCACGCGGCGCTGGCCGGCTAG
- the purN gene encoding phosphoribosylglycinamide formyltransferase — protein MKLAVCVSGRGSNLVALLDALATERQAAVALVLSNRADAPALERARERGIAAESLTDHRDAAEWLRRLATHGVDLIVLAGYLKLVPAAVTAAYAGRILNIHPALLPDFGGPGMYGHHVHEAVLASGARESGATVHLVDEQYDRGQILARARVPVRPDDTPGTLAARVLEAEHRLLPAVILAAARAGRPVPLPEPEQQSL, from the coding sequence ATGAAGCTTGCCGTCTGCGTTTCCGGCCGGGGCAGCAATCTGGTGGCCCTGCTGGACGCGCTGGCCACCGAACGGCAGGCGGCGGTGGCGCTGGTGCTCAGCAACCGGGCCGACGCCCCCGCCCTCGAGCGGGCGCGGGAGCGGGGCATCGCGGCCGAGAGCCTCACCGACCATCGCGATGCCGCGGAGTGGCTGCGCCGCCTGGCGACGCATGGCGTCGACCTGATCGTCCTCGCGGGCTATCTCAAGCTGGTGCCCGCCGCGGTCACCGCGGCGTACGCGGGACGGATCCTCAACATCCACCCGGCCCTGCTGCCCGATTTCGGCGGCCCGGGGATGTACGGGCACCACGTCCACGAGGCGGTGCTCGCAAGCGGCGCCCGGGAGTCGGGGGCGACCGTGCACCTGGTGGACGAGCAGTATGACCGGGGGCAGATCCTCGCCCGGGCCCGGGTGCCGGTCCGGCCCGACGACACCCCGGGGACGCTGGCGGCACGGGTGCTCGAGGCGGAGCACCGGCTGCTGCCCGCGGTGATCCTGGCCGCCGCCCGGGCCGGGCGCCCGGTGCCCCTTCCTGAACCTGAGCAGCAGTCCTTGTGA
- the purH gene encoding bifunctional phosphoribosylaminoimidazolecarboxamide formyltransferase/IMP cyclohydrolase, whose protein sequence is MPVPRALISVSDKRGIVAFAQGLVDLGWEILSTGGTFAALRQAGVPALPVDAVTGFPEILDGRVKTLHPAVHGGLLARRDVPEHMAALAEHKIAPIDLLAVNLYPFRETVAKPHVTFEDAIENIDIGGPSMLRSAAKNHESVIVVVDPMDYTLVLDLLRKGGVDHASRRGFAAKVFSHTADYDGAIARYLTPHEDGLPGRIQFSFERLLELRYGENPSQRAGLYVDEEPRGLRDLKQRQGKELSFNNILDLDAAMWTASLWSNRPACAIIKHNTPCGLAVAASATEAWRKALACDPQSAFGGVVAFNTVVDRKTAEGLVELFLEVVVAPSFHDEALTVLATKKNLRAVELPTFRGGAGFDFKRVRGGLLVQDRFVPDMTEADWTIPTKRKPTEAEWTDLRFGWAAVASVKSNAVLLARDETTIGIGAGQMSRVDSSFLAVHKARQQGHDPKGSVLASDAFFPFADGVEEAAAAGVTAIIQPGGSVRDAEVIAAADRHGLTMVITGRRQFRH, encoded by the coding sequence TTGCCCGTGCCGCGCGCGCTGATCTCGGTAAGTGACAAGCGGGGAATCGTCGCCTTTGCCCAGGGGCTGGTGGACCTCGGCTGGGAGATCCTCTCCACCGGCGGGACCTTCGCCGCGCTGCGGCAGGCCGGGGTGCCGGCCCTCCCGGTGGACGCGGTGACCGGCTTCCCGGAGATCCTCGACGGGCGGGTGAAGACCCTGCACCCGGCGGTGCACGGCGGGCTGCTCGCCCGCCGCGACGTGCCGGAGCACATGGCCGCGCTGGCGGAGCACAAGATCGCCCCGATCGACCTGCTGGCGGTGAACCTGTACCCGTTCCGCGAGACGGTGGCCAAGCCGCACGTCACCTTCGAGGACGCGATCGAGAACATCGACATCGGCGGGCCGTCGATGCTCCGCTCGGCCGCCAAGAACCACGAGTCGGTCATCGTGGTGGTCGACCCGATGGACTACACCCTGGTGCTGGACCTGCTCCGGAAGGGCGGCGTGGACCACGCCTCCCGCCGCGGGTTCGCCGCGAAGGTCTTCAGCCACACCGCCGACTACGACGGGGCCATCGCCCGCTACCTGACGCCCCACGAGGACGGCCTCCCGGGACGGATCCAGTTCTCGTTCGAGCGGCTGCTGGAGCTGCGCTACGGCGAGAACCCGAGCCAGCGCGCCGGGCTCTACGTGGACGAGGAGCCCCGCGGCCTGCGGGACCTCAAGCAGCGGCAGGGCAAGGAACTCTCGTTCAACAACATCCTCGACCTCGACGCGGCGATGTGGACCGCCTCGCTGTGGTCCAACCGCCCCGCCTGCGCGATCATCAAGCACAACACCCCCTGCGGGCTCGCCGTGGCGGCGAGCGCCACCGAGGCCTGGCGCAAGGCGCTGGCCTGCGACCCGCAGTCGGCGTTCGGGGGCGTGGTGGCGTTCAACACGGTGGTCGACCGGAAGACCGCCGAGGGGCTGGTGGAGCTGTTCCTGGAGGTGGTCGTGGCGCCGTCGTTCCACGACGAGGCGCTGACGGTGCTTGCCACCAAGAAGAACCTCCGGGCCGTGGAACTGCCCACCTTCCGCGGCGGGGCGGGCTTCGACTTCAAGCGGGTGCGCGGCGGCCTGCTGGTCCAGGACCGCTTCGTGCCGGACATGACCGAGGCGGACTGGACCATCCCGACCAAGCGGAAGCCGACCGAGGCGGAGTGGACCGACCTGCGCTTCGGCTGGGCGGCGGTGGCCTCGGTCAAGTCCAACGCCGTGCTCCTGGCCCGGGACGAGACCACCATCGGCATCGGCGCCGGCCAGATGAGCCGGGTGGACAGCTCCTTCCTGGCGGTCCACAAGGCCCGCCAGCAGGGCCACGACCCGAAGGGAAGTGTGCTCGCCTCCGACGCGTTCTTCCCGTTTGCCGATGGCGTGGAGGAGGCGGCCGCCGCGGGCGTCACCGCCATCATCCAGCCGGGCGGGTCGGTGCGCGACGCCGAGGTGATCGCCGCCGCCGACCGGCATGGCCTGACGATGGTGATCACCGGCCGCCGGCAGTTCCGTCACTGA
- a CDS encoding DUF2723 domain-containing protein, whose translation MTHAATDRRDPPPYLWAALTGLAVFLIYVATLAPTTAFWDTSEYIAAAYVLGIPHPPGNPLFTLLAHVWGALPLAAAYAVRINLFAAFTSAATAGLLFLVADRWMRDVVPVRWARLAAAFAGILVGALTWTVWNQSTVNEKVYTVSMLSTALVLWLGVHWADDIPGQHRDRWLVLIGYLLTFSSTNHMMGVLAAPAVAIYVVFTEPSLLLKPWALWLGVLVGLAVSGKWTALIDGPAGDRAVVAVLLLALVAYTAWRDAGEFRRPLLYLSILAVVVGISLNYAFLPIRAAQYPPINEGEPTTWRALLDVLNRAQYGKPSVLYRQADFASQVGNYLQYFGWQFARDWGSVGSRAAMALFTLLGLTGAGALWQRDRRAFWASATLIFTVTLALVFYLNFKYGFSYPTRPGLGQVLREVRERDYFFVVSFSVFGLWVAVGFGAVMQGLADALRGRSAPQTAYLLASPVLLLALVPVFGNRVTASRDHETLARDFARDMLESVEPYGILVTAGDNDTFPLWYAQEVEGIRPDVTIANLSLMNTRWHLQQLRRRQTPTFDPAQAADLWKSWSGPKPEDPVLRLSEQELNEMPEAQLVPHNSGVKFGDLQVAFGRDTLILSDLITVFLIRDNIGKRPIYFAWSAGGFPDQTLNLTPYLSTQGLLRRLNETLLEPGENIVLNRGLGYLDLARSRELMFGTYTYAAAARARPTGWVDRPSQSILSLYSVIYGTTGSSFRAAGDTVTALRADSVARAVEANLR comes from the coding sequence ATGACCCACGCCGCCACCGACCGCCGCGACCCGCCGCCGTACCTCTGGGCCGCCCTGACCGGTCTCGCCGTCTTCCTCATCTACGTGGCAACGCTGGCGCCGACCACCGCGTTCTGGGACACCTCCGAGTACATCGCGGCCGCGTACGTGCTCGGCATCCCGCACCCGCCCGGCAACCCGCTGTTCACGCTGCTGGCGCACGTGTGGGGCGCCCTGCCGCTCGCGGCGGCCTACGCGGTCCGCATCAACCTGTTCGCCGCCTTCACCAGCGCGGCCACGGCGGGGCTCCTCTTCCTGGTGGCCGACCGCTGGATGCGGGACGTGGTGCCGGTGCGCTGGGCCCGGCTGGCGGCGGCGTTCGCCGGCATCCTGGTGGGCGCGCTGACCTGGACGGTGTGGAACCAGTCCACGGTGAACGAGAAGGTGTACACCGTCTCCATGCTCTCCACCGCGCTGGTGCTGTGGCTGGGGGTGCACTGGGCCGATGACATCCCCGGGCAGCACCGCGACCGGTGGCTGGTCCTCATCGGCTATCTCCTGACGTTCTCCTCCACCAACCACATGATGGGCGTGCTGGCCGCGCCCGCCGTGGCCATCTACGTGGTCTTCACCGAGCCGAGCCTGCTGCTCAAGCCGTGGGCCCTGTGGCTCGGCGTGCTGGTGGGGCTCGCGGTGAGCGGCAAGTGGACCGCGCTGATCGACGGCCCGGCCGGCGACCGCGCCGTAGTGGCGGTGCTGCTGCTGGCGCTGGTGGCGTACACCGCCTGGCGCGATGCCGGCGAGTTCCGCCGACCGCTGCTCTACCTCTCGATCCTGGCGGTGGTGGTGGGCATCTCGCTCAACTACGCTTTCCTCCCGATCCGGGCGGCACAGTATCCGCCGATCAACGAGGGCGAGCCGACCACCTGGCGGGCGCTGCTCGACGTGCTCAACCGGGCCCAGTACGGCAAGCCCTCGGTGCTGTACCGGCAGGCCGACTTCGCCTCGCAGGTGGGCAACTACCTGCAGTACTTCGGCTGGCAGTTCGCCCGGGACTGGGGCAGCGTGGGGAGCCGGGCGGCCATGGCGCTCTTCACCCTGCTCGGCCTCACCGGCGCGGGCGCGCTGTGGCAGCGCGACCGCCGTGCCTTCTGGGCCAGCGCCACGCTCATCTTCACCGTGACGCTCGCGCTCGTCTTCTACCTCAACTTCAAGTACGGCTTCTCCTACCCCACCCGGCCGGGGCTGGGCCAGGTGCTCCGGGAGGTGCGCGAGCGCGACTACTTCTTCGTGGTGTCGTTCTCGGTCTTCGGCCTGTGGGTGGCGGTGGGCTTCGGCGCGGTGATGCAGGGCCTGGCCGACGCCCTGCGCGGCCGCTCGGCCCCGCAGACCGCCTACCTGCTCGCGAGCCCGGTCCTGCTGCTGGCGCTGGTCCCGGTGTTCGGCAACCGGGTGACCGCGAGCCGCGACCACGAGACCCTCGCCCGCGACTTCGCCCGCGACATGCTGGAGTCGGTCGAGCCGTACGGCATCCTGGTCACCGCTGGCGACAACGACACGTTCCCCCTCTGGTACGCCCAGGAGGTCGAGGGCATCCGGCCCGACGTGACCATCGCGAACCTCTCGCTGATGAACACCCGCTGGCACCTGCAGCAGCTGCGGCGCCGCCAGACCCCGACCTTCGATCCCGCGCAGGCCGCGGACCTCTGGAAGTCGTGGAGCGGGCCCAAGCCCGAGGACCCCGTGCTGCGGCTCTCCGAGCAGGAGCTCAACGAGATGCCGGAGGCGCAGCTGGTGCCGCACAACTCCGGGGTGAAGTTCGGGGACCTGCAGGTCGCCTTCGGGCGGGACACGCTGATCCTCTCCGACCTGATCACCGTCTTCCTGATCCGCGACAACATCGGCAAGCGGCCGATCTACTTCGCGTGGAGCGCCGGCGGCTTCCCCGACCAGACCCTCAACCTGACGCCCTACCTCAGCACCCAGGGGCTGCTGCGGCGGCTCAACGAGACCCTGCTGGAGCCGGGGGAGAACATCGTGCTGAATCGCGGACTGGGGTACCTCGACCTGGCCCGCTCCCGCGAGCTCATGTTCGGGACCTATACCTACGCCGCGGCCGCCCGCGCCCGCCCCACCGGGTGGGTGGACCGGCCGTCCCAGTCCATCCTGTCGCTGTACAGCGTGATCTACGGGACCACGGGCAGCAGCTTCCGCGCCGCCGGCGACACCGTCACCGCGCTCCGGGCGGACTCGGTGGCCCGGGCGGTCGAGGCCAACCTCCGCTAG